Part of the Candidatus Baltobacteraceae bacterium genome is shown below.
GGCGTGCGTATCTACAATGAGGCCGACCTCCACGATCTCGGTGCGGCCGCGCACGCGCGCCGCATGCAGCTTTATCCGAGCAACGTCGTGACGTACGTGATCGACACGACGATCAACTACACCAACGTTTGCAACGTGCATTGCACTTTCTGCGCGTTCTTCCGGCCGGAGAACCACAAGGAAGGCTACACGATGTCGCACGACAAGGTGCTCGAGCGCGTGAAGTTCGCCGCCGACCAGGGCGCGACGCAGATCATGATCCAGGGCGGCGTGAATCCTGAGCTGCGTTTGGACTGGTTCGAAACGCTCTTCGAGCGCGTGCAGCGCGAGTACCCCGGCGTGGACATTCACTCGTTGTCGGTTTCGGAGATCGTGGGTCTGGCCAGCGTCGAGGAGATGCCGACGCGCGAAGTGCTGGCGCGGCTGAAAGCCGCCGGGATGAAGTCGCTGCCGGGCGCCGGTGCCGAGATCTTGGTCGAACGGGTCCGCAAGCGCATCTCGGCACGGAAAGTGCAGCCCGACCGCTGGCTGGGTGTGATGCGCGAAGCGCAGCAGCTGGGCATGCCGACCACGGCGACGATGATGTTCGGGTCGATCGAGACCGCCGAGGAACGCGTCGAGCACATGCACGTTTTGCGCGAGCTGCAGGACGAAACCGGCGGCTTCACCGCCTTCATCCCGTGGTACTACGTGCCGTTCAAGACGCCGTTACGCGGTAGGGAAGCCACCGGGCTCGAGTACCTTCGAGTGCTTGCCGTGTCGCGGCTCTACATGGACAACTTCCCGCATCTCCAAGCGTCGTGGCTGACGCCGGGGCTGAAGATGGGGCAGCTCGCGTTGTTCTACGGCTGCGACGATATGGGCGGCACGATCATCGAAGAGCAAGTCGTGCACGACGCCGGCAGCACCAACGAAGCCACGCGCCGCGATTTAGAGAATCTCATTCGCACCGCCGGCTTCGTTCCGGTCATCCGCGACACGTACTGGAACCTCCGCGACGACGTCGCGCTCGCCACGGCCTAGTGACAGTTGCGGAAAAGTGAGAGCCGCCGCAGTAGCTGCAATGCGGCGGCTCTATGGCCCAGCGTGACGAGAACTTGTGGCTAGTGGCGGTTGCGCGCGCGCTGGACGGCGTGCGTGTAACGCGCGATCTCTTCGTGCTGGAATCCGTCGATGCACGTGAACGCGAGACCGTACGCGT
Proteins encoded:
- the mqnC gene encoding cyclic dehypoxanthinyl futalosine synthase is translated as MSSLADLLDRAATGGRLTFDEGVRIYNEADLHDLGAAAHARRMQLYPSNVVTYVIDTTINYTNVCNVHCTFCAFFRPENHKEGYTMSHDKVLERVKFAADQGATQIMIQGGVNPELRLDWFETLFERVQREYPGVDIHSLSVSEIVGLASVEEMPTREVLARLKAAGMKSLPGAGAEILVERVRKRISARKVQPDRWLGVMREAQQLGMPTTATMMFGSIETAEERVEHMHVLRELQDETGGFTAFIPWYYVPFKTPLRGREATGLEYLRVLAVSRLYMDNFPHLQASWLTPGLKMGQLALFYGCDDMGGTIIEEQVVHDAGSTNEATRRDLENLIRTAGFVPVIRDTYWNLRDDVALATA